In Sphingomonas sp. LT1P40, the following are encoded in one genomic region:
- a CDS encoding CDP-alcohol phosphatidyltransferase family protein: MTGVLPDGSRDLRIEDPTNLWIVHPAGRRLLPLFVARGISANIVSVGGLVLGTLAALSYANWGHWQFAVMGLLLSIAWLIADGLDGMIARATNTASPLGRALDGLCDHGVFALIYIALAISIGTIEGWVLSVTAGIFHAVQSNLYESERARFHRRIKGVAAAPPVPSRNPLVQLYDYVAGTIDRFAQSFDNVLRAAPDPARLAADYGVRAARPLHLMSLLSANVRVIAIFLACVGGDPRFFWWFEIVPLTVILVVGLIWHRIVEGRLIRGGAAAYLHQPTHTLIGQDKQ; this comes from the coding sequence ATGACAGGCGTGTTACCGGATGGATCGCGGGATCTCCGCATCGAGGATCCGACCAATCTCTGGATCGTTCACCCGGCGGGGCGCAGGCTGCTCCCGCTGTTCGTCGCGCGTGGCATTTCGGCCAATATTGTGTCGGTCGGCGGGCTGGTTCTGGGCACGCTCGCTGCGCTTTCCTATGCCAATTGGGGCCATTGGCAGTTCGCGGTCATGGGGCTGTTGCTGTCGATCGCGTGGTTGATCGCCGACGGCCTCGACGGGATGATCGCCCGCGCCACCAACACCGCCAGCCCGCTGGGTCGCGCACTTGACGGGCTGTGCGATCATGGCGTGTTCGCACTGATCTATATCGCGCTGGCCATTTCCATCGGCACGATCGAGGGCTGGGTGTTGTCGGTCACCGCCGGGATATTCCACGCCGTGCAGTCGAACCTGTACGAGAGCGAGCGCGCGCGGTTCCATCGGCGGATCAAGGGCGTCGCCGCCGCCCCGCCCGTCCCCAGCCGCAACCCGCTGGTCCAGCTCTATGATTATGTCGCGGGCACGATCGACCGATTCGCGCAGTCGTTCGACAATGTCCTGCGCGCCGCACCCGATCCCGCGCGACTCGCCGCCGATTACGGCGTGCGGGCCGCGCGTCCGCTCCACCTAATGAGCCTGCTCAGCGCCAATGTCCGCGTCATTGCGATCTTTCTCGCTTGCGTGGGCGGCGATCCGCGCTTCTTCTGGTGGTTTGAAATCGTGCCGCTGACCGTAATCCTGGTCGTCGGCCTTATCTGGCATCGCATCGTGGAGGGTCGCCTCATCCGGGGCGGCGCCGCTGCGTATCTTCATCAACCAACACACACCCTCATAGGACAAGACAAACAATGA
- a CDS encoding ferritin-like domain-containing protein yields the protein MKQDLILEVLGASEQRRDERRKFLKAAGGATAAIAGASLLAACDKTDSSGAVTPAPTPTPTPPATGVTDGDVLNFALNLEYLEAQFYLFAATGSGLPANMLDGTGTQGAVTGGRQVVFTDPLVAQYAREIAADERAHVAFLRTALGTAKVAQPAIDIGSSPTGAFSSAARAAGLIGAGASFDPYASDENFLLGAYIFEDVGVTAYKGASVLITNKTFLEAAAGILAAEAYHAGLVRTVLYRKGIATPTLIDATEAISNARDSLDGASDLDQGVKATGTGATTASNIAPTDSSGLAFSRTTGQVLNIAYLNKMAVDRGGFFPAGVNGTVRLSAAN from the coding sequence ATGAAGCAAGATCTGATCCTCGAAGTGCTCGGCGCAAGCGAGCAACGCCGGGACGAGCGGCGTAAATTCCTGAAAGCCGCTGGCGGCGCAACCGCGGCAATTGCGGGTGCCTCGCTACTCGCAGCGTGCGATAAAACCGACAGCAGCGGTGCGGTGACGCCCGCGCCGACTCCGACGCCAACCCCGCCCGCTACCGGTGTAACCGATGGCGACGTTTTGAACTTCGCCCTCAATCTCGAATATCTGGAAGCGCAATTCTATCTGTTTGCAGCAACTGGATCGGGACTTCCGGCGAATATGCTGGATGGGACGGGAACGCAGGGGGCGGTCACTGGCGGGCGACAAGTGGTCTTTACCGATCCGCTGGTCGCGCAATATGCCCGTGAGATCGCTGCGGACGAACGAGCGCATGTCGCATTCTTGCGCACCGCGCTGGGCACCGCCAAGGTCGCCCAACCGGCGATCGACATCGGATCGAGCCCGACCGGTGCCTTCTCCTCGGCAGCGCGTGCCGCCGGACTTATCGGTGCCGGCGCATCGTTCGACCCCTATGCCAGCGATGAGAACTTCCTGCTGGGTGCCTATATCTTCGAGGATGTCGGTGTGACCGCATATAAGGGCGCGTCGGTGCTGATTACCAACAAGACGTTCCTGGAGGCCGCGGCGGGCATATTGGCGGCGGAAGCCTATCATGCCGGACTGGTGCGCACGGTGCTGTATCGCAAGGGTATTGCGACGCCGACGCTGATCGACGCGACCGAAGCGATCTCGAACGCGCGTGACAGTCTCGACGGGGCGAGCGACCTGGATCAGGGCGTCAAGGCGACCGGTACCGGCGCAACTACGGCGTCGAATATCGCGCCAACCGACAGTTCGGGCCTCGCTTTCAGCCGGACCACGGGACAGGTGCTTAACATCGCCTATCTCAACAAGATGGCGGTCGATCGCGGCGGGTTCTTCCCCGCCGGTGTCAACGGCACCGTTCGCCTCAGCGCGGCGAACTAG
- a CDS encoding Crp/Fnr family transcriptional regulator, translated as MDRLPHNEASLLQARATRVWLDDRTPIQLRESDGSMGTCFPETAILALSQCVSDRHYEVALVGREGAIGWPGLLSGLPFLNSVVSHRGSALVLSARSMGALVSVCPDLRQILLRYIQCLTAQLSTTIVSSLRDSAHARVARRLLMLHDRLGTPSFSVTHRKLADTLNLRRATVTECLHELEGRLLIRSTRALIAIRDREGLTAVAGNAYGAAELSYDSLIGRHAARPAPAPEGSPAIARALLPAPVAI; from the coding sequence GTGGATCGACTTCCCCACAATGAAGCTTCGCTACTCCAGGCGCGCGCAACGCGCGTATGGCTGGACGACCGAACCCCGATCCAGTTGCGCGAAAGCGACGGCTCGATGGGCACCTGCTTTCCCGAAACCGCGATCCTTGCCTTGTCGCAATGCGTGAGCGACCGGCATTATGAAGTCGCGCTGGTGGGTCGGGAGGGGGCGATCGGCTGGCCGGGGCTGCTCTCGGGCCTGCCGTTCCTGAACAGCGTCGTGTCCCATCGCGGCAGCGCACTGGTGCTCAGCGCACGAAGCATGGGCGCGTTGGTATCGGTCTGTCCGGACCTTCGCCAAATCCTGCTGCGCTACATCCAGTGCCTGACGGCTCAGTTGTCGACCACCATTGTCTCTAGCCTGCGCGATTCGGCCCATGCACGCGTCGCGCGGCGGTTATTGATGCTCCACGACCGGCTGGGCACACCCTCCTTTTCCGTCACGCACCGCAAGCTCGCCGACACCCTCAACCTGCGTCGCGCGACCGTTACGGAGTGTCTGCACGAGCTGGAGGGTCGATTGCTGATCCGTTCGACCCGCGCATTGATCGCGATACGCGATCGTGAAGGGCTGACGGCGGTCGCCGGCAATGCCTATGGTGCTGCGGAGCTCAGCTATGACAGCCTGATCGGTCGCCATGCAGCACGCCCCGCACCTGCTCCGGAGGGTAGCCCGGCTATAGCGCGCGCGCTATTGCCCGCGCCCGTTGCAATCTGA
- a CDS encoding ferritin-like domain-containing protein: protein MERSDELIEALEARGERRESRRNFFMAFGLVGTTAAAVTQMGSPASAQTAPSDADILNFALNLEYLEAQFYLFAATGAGLPAGLLTGRGTQGAATGGRQVAFTDPVVAQYAREIAADERAHVEFLRSALGTVAVAQPAIDIGSSPTGAFSSAARAAGLIGAGASFDPYANDENFLLAAYIFEDVGVTAYKGASPLVQNKTFLEAAAGLLAVEAYHAAIVRTTLYAKGLTTPSLIDATEAISDARDSLDGSSDLDQGVRATGSGLTTASNIAPLDANGIAYSRTPGQVLNIVYLNRAAVTGGGFFPAGVNGELRMSAAN from the coding sequence ATGGAAAGAAGTGACGAGCTGATCGAAGCGCTGGAGGCTCGGGGCGAACGCCGCGAGAGCCGGCGCAACTTCTTCATGGCTTTCGGCCTGGTGGGAACGACCGCCGCCGCAGTCACGCAAATGGGTTCGCCGGCGAGCGCGCAGACGGCGCCCAGCGACGCAGACATTCTGAACTTCGCGTTGAACCTCGAATATCTCGAAGCGCAATTCTACCTTTTCGCTGCGACGGGTGCCGGTCTTCCGGCCGGTTTGCTGACCGGGCGCGGGACACAGGGTGCGGCGACCGGCGGACGGCAGGTGGCGTTCACCGATCCGGTGGTCGCGCAATATGCGCGCGAGATCGCTGCCGATGAACGTGCGCATGTTGAGTTTCTGCGCAGCGCGCTGGGCACGGTCGCGGTCGCCCAGCCTGCGATCGACATCGGATCGAGTCCCACTGGAGCCTTTTCGTCGGCCGCACGCGCGGCCGGACTGATCGGTGCCGGTGCGTCGTTCGATCCCTATGCAAATGACGAGAATTTTCTCCTCGCCGCCTATATCTTCGAGGATGTCGGCGTCACCGCCTATAAGGGTGCATCGCCGCTAGTGCAGAACAAGACGTTTCTGGAAGCGGCGGCAGGACTTCTGGCGGTCGAAGCCTATCATGCCGCGATCGTGCGCACGACGCTGTATGCCAAGGGGCTGACGACACCCAGCCTGATCGATGCGACGGAGGCGATCTCAGACGCGCGCGACAGTCTCGACGGGTCGAGCGATCTCGATCAGGGCGTTCGCGCGACGGGTTCCGGCTTGACGACCGCGAGTAACATCGCGCCGCTTGACGCGAACGGTATCGCGTACAGCCGCACCCCCGGACAGGTTCTGAACATCGTCTATCTCAACCGGGCAGCCGTGACCGGCGGCGGGTTCTTCCCCGCAGGCGTCAACGGCGAACTCCGCATGAGCGCGGCCAACTGA
- a CDS encoding DUF2061 domain-containing protein, protein MKTGSYALMHFVVAIAVAYMLTRDWRAALAIGIVEPFVQTFAFYFHDRAWSKVTNPPMRAATPAESVELSSPM, encoded by the coding sequence ATGAAGACGGGCAGCTACGCGTTGATGCATTTCGTCGTTGCGATCGCTGTTGCCTATATGTTGACGCGGGATTGGCGTGCGGCGCTGGCAATCGGGATTGTCGAGCCGTTTGTGCAGACCTTCGCTTTCTACTTCCATGACAGGGCGTGGAGCAAGGTGACCAACCCGCCGATGCGGGCGGCAACGCCGGCGGAGAGTGTGGAATTGTCTTCTCCGATGTGA
- a CDS encoding phosphocholine cytidylyltransferase family protein: protein MIDTAILLAAGEGSRLRAVVPSKPLCHVAGRPLIEHAIQNLAAAGIKRVVVVLGYAAEVIEAHLDSCTLPIPVETVRTDDYRKPNGVSLLAAECAVAGGEALLAMCDHLVEPALYRRVAQAGAGGGARLGVDRNIASDLVDLDDVTRVATNGDRIVGIGKHLEPYDCFDTGVFAVGPALFAALRTLNAPSLTEGMRILAMRGTARVIDCGTLGWIDVDDQPALDKAEAWVRQSAEMI, encoded by the coding sequence ATGATCGACACCGCAATCCTGCTCGCTGCGGGCGAAGGCAGCCGCCTTCGCGCCGTGGTGCCGTCTAAGCCGCTCTGCCATGTCGCAGGGCGGCCGTTGATCGAGCATGCCATCCAAAATCTCGCGGCGGCGGGAATAAAGCGGGTCGTGGTCGTCCTCGGCTATGCGGCGGAGGTTATCGAAGCGCATCTCGACTCATGCACGCTGCCGATCCCGGTAGAGACGGTGCGGACCGACGATTACCGCAAACCCAATGGCGTTTCGCTGCTGGCTGCGGAGTGCGCCGTTGCGGGCGGTGAGGCGTTGCTGGCGATGTGCGATCATCTGGTCGAACCCGCGCTGTACCGGCGCGTGGCACAGGCCGGTGCTGGCGGCGGTGCGCGGCTGGGGGTCGACCGTAACATCGCCAGCGATCTGGTCGATCTCGACGATGTCACCCGCGTAGCGACCAATGGCGACCGCATTGTCGGCATCGGCAAGCACCTCGAACCCTATGACTGTTTCGACACCGGCGTGTTCGCGGTCGGCCCGGCGCTGTTCGCCGCGCTTCGCACGCTCAATGCACCGTCGCTGACCGAGGGCATGCGCATTCTCGCCATGCGGGGAACGGCGCGCGTGATCGATTGCGGCACGTTGGGCTGGATCGATGTCGATGACCAGCCCGCCCTCGACAAGGCGGAGGCCTGGGTCCGACAATCGGCTGAAATGATTTAA
- a CDS encoding inositol-3-phosphate synthase, whose amino-acid sequence MTSINIALVGVGNCSSSLVQGLSHYREGANDTIGLMHVDLGGYRPSDIKVVAAWDVDSRKVGKDVAEAIFAKPNCTAIFCDTVEPTGAVVQMGRILDGVAEHMDEYNDDRTFIVAKAREATKDEVVAMLRATKTDVLMNYLPVGSQKASEFYAECALEAGVAFVNNIPVFIASNPEWAQRFIDAGVPIIGDDIKAQLGATIVHRVLTDLFAKRGVKLERTYQLNTGGNTDFLNMSNHRRLASKKISKTEAVQSVAAERLEDENVHIGPSDYVPWQNDNKVCFLRMEGSMFGGVPMNLELRLSVEDSPNSAGVAIDMIRCAKIAKDRGIAGPIDAASAYFCKHPRTQMTDDLAAQAVEDFIAAA is encoded by the coding sequence ATGACGAGCATCAACATCGCCCTGGTCGGCGTCGGCAATTGTTCCAGCTCGCTGGTGCAGGGCCTGTCGCATTATCGTGAAGGCGCGAACGACACGATCGGCCTGATGCACGTCGATCTGGGCGGTTACCGCCCCAGCGACATCAAGGTCGTCGCCGCATGGGACGTCGATTCGCGCAAGGTGGGCAAGGACGTGGCGGAGGCGATCTTCGCCAAACCGAATTGCACCGCGATCTTCTGCGACACGGTCGAGCCGACCGGCGCAGTGGTCCAGATGGGCCGCATCCTCGACGGCGTCGCCGAGCATATGGACGAATATAATGACGACCGTACCTTTATCGTCGCCAAAGCACGCGAAGCGACCAAGGACGAAGTCGTCGCCATGCTGCGCGCGACCAAGACCGACGTGTTGATGAACTATCTGCCCGTCGGATCGCAGAAAGCCAGCGAATTCTACGCCGAATGCGCGCTCGAAGCCGGCGTCGCGTTCGTCAACAACATTCCCGTGTTCATCGCCAGCAACCCCGAATGGGCGCAGCGCTTCATCGATGCCGGCGTGCCGATCATCGGCGACGACATCAAGGCACAGCTGGGCGCGACGATCGTCCACCGCGTGCTGACCGACCTGTTCGCCAAGCGCGGCGTGAAGCTGGAGCGGACCTACCAGCTCAACACGGGCGGCAATACCGATTTCCTGAATATGTCGAACCACCGCCGCCTGGCGTCGAAGAAGATTTCCAAGACCGAAGCGGTGCAGTCGGTTGCGGCCGAGCGGTTGGAGGACGAGAATGTCCATATCGGCCCGTCCGACTATGTGCCGTGGCAGAACGACAACAAGGTCTGCTTCCTGCGCATGGAAGGGTCGATGTTCGGCGGCGTGCCGATGAACCTGGAACTGCGCCTGTCGGTTGAAGACTCGCCCAACAGCGCCGGCGTGGCCATCGACATGATCCGTTGTGCCAAGATCGCCAAGGATCGCGGCATCGCTGGACCGATCGACGCGGCATCGGCCTATTTCTGCAAGCATCCGCGCACGCAGATGACTGACGATCTCGCGGCGCAGGCAGTCGAAGACTTCATCGCTGCCGCTTGA
- a CDS encoding YadA-like family protein, which translates to MRKPALLTSVALGGAAALFFTATPALADATAPCNDGAGVGSTECGSNSTTGAATFATAVGAAATATGAESTAVGESSEAIGSQSTATGSLSDATGAGSTANGYNSNATATNASSYGSNSNADGIGSSAIGAGASASGLNATAVGIGAQATFVSATAVGSNALSSSVQSTAVGTGSVASGVGSTATGSFSQATGAASVANGYAATAAGTNAYAGGLGAVASANNSIAIGTGANTTTATNPTSLGTSVAIGNGARATDEDAVALGDLANASGFHSTAIGGESTASGRGAQAFGWQASATGNLSLAVGHQANAAGVNASAIGKNANAGFDNSTAVGFGATTTRANQVVVGGAGSSVTVGDLTASTAAQVGAVNVVTADATGTLGRGPTVASLATAASVTALGTQVSTISGQVGTLQTQVGTLNTQVGTLNTQVGTLNGQVAGLIASDASIRSELRRTNEGVALALAMESPMVPEGSKFAMSGGVGYFNERAAGSVALSARISDRAIFSAGVGAGFQTGEIGARGGFQVAW; encoded by the coding sequence ATGCGCAAACCTGCATTGTTGACCAGCGTTGCCCTTGGCGGCGCGGCAGCACTTTTCTTCACCGCAACCCCGGCATTGGCGGACGCGACGGCACCTTGTAACGACGGCGCAGGTGTCGGTTCGACCGAGTGCGGCAGCAACAGCACCACCGGCGCGGCGACCTTCGCGACGGCGGTCGGCGCTGCGGCCACCGCAACAGGTGCAGAAAGCACCGCCGTTGGCGAGTCATCCGAAGCGATCGGCAGTCAGAGCACAGCCACCGGTTCTTTGTCGGATGCGACCGGCGCCGGTTCGACCGCAAATGGCTATAATTCCAACGCCACCGCCACCAATGCCTCATCCTATGGCAGCAATTCCAACGCCGATGGCATCGGATCGAGCGCAATCGGCGCGGGTGCAAGTGCATCCGGGCTAAATGCAACCGCAGTGGGCATCGGCGCGCAGGCGACGTTTGTAAGCGCAACCGCCGTTGGCTCAAATGCGCTGTCGAGCAGCGTGCAGTCTACCGCAGTGGGCACCGGATCGGTAGCGTCCGGTGTTGGCAGCACCGCCACGGGTAGTTTCTCGCAGGCAACCGGCGCCGCCAGCGTCGCAAACGGCTATGCAGCAACCGCTGCTGGCACGAACGCCTATGCTGGCGGACTTGGCGCCGTCGCTTCGGCCAATAATTCGATTGCGATCGGTACGGGCGCCAACACCACGACCGCAACAAACCCGACTTCGCTCGGCACGTCGGTTGCAATCGGCAACGGCGCGCGCGCAACCGATGAGGATGCGGTCGCACTGGGCGATCTTGCCAATGCCTCCGGCTTCCACTCCACCGCAATCGGCGGCGAATCGACTGCATCGGGGCGTGGTGCTCAAGCGTTCGGCTGGCAGGCTTCGGCAACCGGCAACCTATCGCTCGCGGTCGGCCATCAGGCCAATGCAGCGGGCGTGAATGCCAGCGCGATCGGCAAGAATGCGAACGCGGGCTTCGACAATTCGACCGCGGTCGGCTTCGGTGCCACCACTACGCGCGCCAATCAGGTCGTTGTCGGCGGTGCCGGCAGCTCGGTCACCGTCGGCGATCTCACCGCCAGCACCGCGGCACAGGTCGGCGCAGTCAACGTCGTGACGGCGGATGCCACCGGCACGCTGGGTCGCGGTCCGACGGTCGCCAGCCTCGCCACCGCCGCCTCGGTCACCGCATTGGGGACTCAGGTGTCCACGATCAGCGGTCAGGTCGGCACGCTGCAAACCCAGGTCGGCACGCTGAACACCCAAGTGGGCACGCTGAACACGCAGGTCGGCACCCTCAACGGTCAGGTTGCCGGGCTGATTGCATCGGATGCCTCGATCCGCAGCGAACTGCGCCGCACCAATGAAGGTGTCGCGCTGGCGCTGGCGATGGAAAGCCCGATGGTGCCCGAAGGGTCGAAATTCGCCATGTCCGGCGGCGTCGGCTATTTCAACGAACGTGCCGCCGGTTCGGTCGCACTCAGCGCCCGGATCAGTGATCGTGCAATCTTCTCCGCAGGCGTCGGTGCCGGTTTCCAGACCGGTGAGATCGGCGCGCGCGGTGGTTTCCAGGTTGCCTGGTAA